One Halobacterium wangiae genomic window, TGCCGCTGTACGACCCGGAGACGACGTCCGACCCTCGCGCCCTGGCTCGCGTTCTCGGTCTCTCGCTGGTGGCGTTCGCGCTCGCCACCCTGGCGTTCGCCGCCTTCGAGGCACTCGACCGGACCACCGGCGTCGTCGTCGCCGGCTACGCCGTCGTCGTCCTCTGTATCGCCCTGCTCACCGCGGCACGCACGCGGAAGTACGAGTGATCAGGCGAGCACTCGTCGGCCGTCCACGTACGTCTGGTGGACGTCGCGAACTGTCGTGATGTCCGCCAGCGGGTCGCCGTCGAGCACAGCGAAGTCCGCGCGGTTGCCCGGTGCCAGCGTACCGACGTCGTCGCGTGGGAGCGTCCGGGCGGCGACCCGCGTGCCGGCCTGCAGCGCCTCCATCTCGCTCATTCCGACCTCGGAGACGAACAGTTCCATCTCCAGGGCGTTCTCGCCGTGGGGGACGAGGTCCGGCCCCATGAAGTCCGTGCCTGCCGCGATGGGAACGTCCGCGTCGTAGGCTCGCCGCACCGACTCGAGGTGGGCCTCGCGGGCATCCTGTGACTTGCGGAGCCCCCACTCGGGCACGCCGAAGTCGTCTCCATTCTCGGTGATGCGGTGCATGATGGCCAGCGTTGGGACGAACGTGGCGTCCCGTGCAGAGAGGAGTTCCAGGCAGCGGTCGTCGAGGGAGAAGCCGTGCTCGATCGTCGAGACACCGTTCTCCAGGGCCGCCACGATGCCCGCCGTGCCCTGGGCGTGGGCCGCCACGTCGACACCGACGCGGTCGGCTTCCCGGGTCATCGCGCGTATCTCATCGTCCGTGAACTGCCGGACGTCCGGGGTGTCCCGCTCGCTCAGGACGCCGCCGGTGGTCATGATCTTCAGGCAGTCGACGCCGGTGCGGATGCGCTTGCGCGCCTCAAGGCGGCAGTCGTCGGCGCCGTCCGCGAGCGTCGACAGCGGCGTCCCGTCCGCCACTCGCTCGTAGGGGGCGCCGTGGACGTCGCCGTGACCGCCGGTCTGGGAGATCGCGCGACCACTCGTGAACACGCGCGGCCCTGGCACCTCGTCCGTGGCGACGGCCTCTCGGAGACCCAGACCGACCGAACTTCCGAGGTCGCGGACGCTAGTGAAGCCGGCGGCCGCGAGCGACCGGAGGTCCGCCGTGGCGCGCGCCGCGGCCAGCGACTCCGGCACCGTCATCCACTGTTCGACGTCCAGCGTGCGTGCGCCCTGCAGGTGGACGTGGGCGTCGACGAACCCCGGGACGATGGTCCGGCCGGGGAACTCTACCCGCTCCGCGCCCGAGGGGACGTCCAGTTCCTCGCGGTCGCCGATTGCCTCGACCGTGCCGTCGTCGGCAACGACGATGCGCCCGTCCTGGACGACGTCGTCCCGCCTGCCGTCGACAACTCGTGGTGCGTCGAACACTCGCATGCCCCGGCGTTCGCGCGCCGGCGTGAAAGCCTTGCCCTCAGACCGACTGCTCGAGCGCGTCGAGGGCGTCGAGCGCCTCCTCGACCAGTGCCGCGTCGTACGTCCAGACGCCGTAGTAGCCGCCGTCGTGGCGCTCTTCGGCGAGCAGCGCCGACGCCTGGTGGTCGTCGCCGCCGCCGTCGAACACGACGAACCACGTTGCCGCGATCTCTAGGCTGTCCTCCCGGTGGACGGTGACGCCGCTCGGCGCCGCGACGTCGACGTCCGGCGTCCCGTAGACGTGCACGTCGAGGCCGCCTCTCGAGAGGTTCGTGTACGTCTCGCGCTGTGGCCGGAACTTCGAGAGGTGCTGGAACCCTGCGTGGAGGCGCCCGTCGTTCGCACGCCACGCCCGGTCCTCTATCTCTCGGGAGGCCTGGACCATCTGGTGGTGGCTGTACGACGTGAACGTCGTGCGGTCGAGGTGTTCCAGCAGCGGACTGTAGGAGACGTCCTCGCCGACCGTTCGCGCGCTCCCGTCGGTGAGCGCACGCAGCGCGTCGATGCCGACGGCCGCGAGGTACTCCTCGCCGTCCGAGAGCACCGCGTACTCCGGTCGGTCGTCCGCGTCTGCCTCCACGACGACGACGTTCTGGGACGCGAAGTACGCCCGCAGGTCCGAGACGATGGCCGTCTCCGGGTCCGTGTAGACAGTGAGCGTCTTCTCGCGCCCACGAACCTGGTCGATGACTCCGCGGAGGCTCATTGTCGGGGCTTTCCCTGCAGGGTACAAATGCGTTGTTGCCGCCGCGAGACCCTCCGCATTCGTCGCGCTCCCCCGACATTTATGGTCGGTGCCCGAGCGCCTGGGGTATGGACCGAGCGATTGCAGTGGTCGAAGCCAGCGACTCCGCGAAAGCCCTCGTCCGCGAAGCCGGCGAACTCGCCGCGGGCGTCGGTGCCGAACTCGTCCTCGTCCACGTCACCACCGACGAGGAGTACTCCGAGCGCCGCGAGGCGATGGCGAGCATCCCCGACCTGGACGTCAACTACACCCTCGACGAGGCCGTCGACGGTGCCCGGAAGTTCGCCCGGGACGTCGGCCGCGACGTACTGGCGGACGTCGACATCGACGCGGAGGCCGTCGGCCGCATGGGCGAGAAGGGTGACGAGGTGCTCGCCCTCGCCGACGAACGGAACGCCGACCACATCTTCATTGCGGGCCGGAAGCGCTCCCCGACCGGGAAGGCGATCTTCGGCGACGTGACCCAGCGCATCATCCTCGAGTTCGACGGCGCCGTCACCGTCGTCACGACGTAACAGTCCGGCCGCCGTCGAGGCCGTCCGCTGCTCCTACAGCCAGTCGTCGGGTTTCGTGTCGTAGTCGAGTTCGTCGGCTGCGAGGTGTTCGACCGCGGCCCACGAGAGCTCCTCGACGGACAGGTCGTCGCCGTCGTACCGGAGTTCGACGCCGACCTCCTCGGGTTCCGGCTCGCGGTCGTTGCGGCGGGCGCGCTTCCGTTCGTTCTCCGGGATGCGCTTCGTGATGGTGTGGAGGACGACCGGGCGGCCCCACAGTTCGAAGACGCGTTCGAGTGTCGCTTCGGCGTTCTTCCGGTCGAGCATCACACCGTTGTACTCGTGACAGAGCAGCAGTTCGCCGCGGTTCTCGTGGTTCGCGTCGTAGACGCCGATGGTCGGCTTCCCCAGGTTCGTGAACCGGAGCAGGAGCTTCTTCTTGACGTCCTCGGCGTCCGTGCTGGTGGCGCGGAGGTCCCCGCGCGTCTGGCTGTACTCGTAGGCGAAGTAGTCGTTGGCGTCGACGAACTCCTGGGTGAGGAACTCGTCGATGAACGTCACGTCGTTGTGGCTCTCGCGCACCCCGAACATCCGCTCCCAGCCGACCGTGAAGTCGACGCTGTCGAGGGCCTGCTCGACGGTCGCGAAGCGCTCGTCCTCGAAGAGGTAGCGGCTGGTGGACTCCAGTTCGCCGCGGGTCACGCGCCGCAGGAACCCGCGGAACTGTGGCTTCGTCAGCGAGTAGTGGCGCCGTGCCAGCCCCTCGTAGGTGAACAGCTTCCAGGGGTAGCGGTCGACGTCGATCTCGCCCTCGCGGGCCGCGGCGAGCGCCTCGGCGTCCACGTACTCCTCGGGGAGCGTGGCCACGTCGTCGAGCGTCTCGCTGGTCACCGAGTCGAGGGCCTCCGGTGGAGCGAGTCGGTCCGCGACCTGCTGGAAGTCGACGGCGTCGTGGAAGTTCCGCCACGAGATGCCCTCGACGCGGAGCAGTCGTTCGAGTACCTCCCGCCGGTTCGCGCGGTTCTCGACGTACTCCCAGAGCTCTTTCCCGAGTTTGTACGGGTTGAAGCCGGGGCTGTTGAGCACCTGGGCCTGGTGGTCCGCGTAGTCGAGGAACTCGTCGGTGCCCGCGAACGCCTCCTCGCCCATCATCATCGACTCCCAGTACGCCGCCCACCCCTCGTTCATTACCTTCGTCGTGCGCTGGGGCGCGAAGTAGTACGCCTCCCGGCGCAGCATCTCGACGACCTCCCGCTGCCAGTCCTCGAACTCCACGGCCTTGCCGGCGTCCTCGTCGTAGGCCTCCCCGTGTTCGCGGAGGAACGCGAGCAGGTCGTACTCCGGTTCCGGCGGGAACTGGACGTCGTCGACGTCCGCTTCGAGGGCCTCCAGCCAGTCGTCGTCGAACACCTCCGCCCGCACCTCGTCGCTGACGCCCAGCGCCTCCAGGGTCTCGTCGACGGCCTCCGGGTCGCCGTCGGCGCTCTTCCGGTCGAACGCGCGGCGGTACTCGATGTTGTCCTCCAGCGTGAGCACCGTGTCGACGAACCGCTCGACGGCCTCGCGGTCGACCTCCGGGTCCGAGAGCACCTCCTCGATGCGCCGGGCGTGGCGTTCGAGCATCGCCGCGGCGTTCGGTCCGTCCTCGCTGCCGAACAGGCCGAACCACCGGTTGTTCGCGAAGAAGTCCGCGTGGGCCTCGACGTGCGTGATGACCGCCTTCTGGTCGGCCAGCGAGTTCGACTGCTGGAGGAACGCGTTCGAGGGGTTGTCGTTGTTCACGATCTCGAAGGCCTTCCCGCCGAGGAACTGGCGCTGCTTGCGCTGCTGTTCGTACTTCATCCCCCACCGCCAGTGGGGGTACCGCGTCTGGAACCCGTCGTAGGCGATGAGTTCGTTCATCTCGTCGTGGTCGACGATCCAGTAGTGGACGTCGTACGGGTCGAGGCCGAGTTTGCGGGCGAGCGCGTTGGCTTCCCGCGTTGGCTCGGTCAGTTCCGCGGCCGTCTGTCGCTTCTCTCTGTCAATCATCGTTCTCGGTGCTGAGTATGGTCTCGATGGCGTCGAGGACGTCCGACTCGTCGCGCACGGTGGTGACGGCGACGGCGTCGTCCTCGTCGAACGCCTCGCGGAGGTCCGCGGCGTGGGTCCCCGTCCGGACGCCGTCGTTCGGCTGTGTCTCGACGTACGCGTGGAGATTCGCGTCGATGCCCTGCATCAGCGGCACGACCTTCTCCGTCGTGTCGTTGCCGCTGTTCTCCCCGTCGCCCGCCGCGAACACGTAGCGGTTCCACTCGTGGAACGGGTACTCCTCGAGGACGTCCTCGGCGAGTTCGTACGCGCTGGAGATGCGGGTCCCCCCGCCCGACCGGATGCCGAAGAAGTCCGTGCGCTCGACGACCCAGGCGTCGGCGTCGTGGGCGATGTAGACGAACTCCGCGCGGTCGTACTTCCCGGTGAGGTACCAGTCGAGGGGCGTGAACGTGCGCTCGACGAGTTCGCGCTTGGCGTTACGCATCGACCCGGAGACGTCCCGGATGTTCACGACGACGACGTTGCGCTCGCGCTCCTCGACGATCTCGGGGTGACGGAAGCGCTCGTCCTCGCGGCGCAGGGGCACCTTCCCGACGCCCTCTCGTCGGAGGCGCGCGTGTGTCTGCTCGCGGTCGACCTCGCTGGTCATCTCCTCGATGGAGCGCCACCGGTCGCGGTCCTCGAGGTCCCGGTCGCGCTCGTCGAGCCACGCCTTCGACACGGGGATGTTCTGCGCTCTCGCCCACTCGAAGACCTCACTCGGCCCCCACCCCTCGACGCGCAGCGCCTCGCCGAGGTACGCCTCGTCGAAGTCCATCGCGACCTTCCGCTTCAGGCCCTGCTTGTAGAGGTGGGCGAAATCCAGCGTCCCGCGGGGCCCGCGCCGCGCGGTGTCGTTGAACGCGCCCTCCGTCTCCGAGACGACGCGCTTGCCCTTCGGTTCGAGGTCGAGGCCGAGGCGCTCGTCGAGTTCCGCGGCGAACTCCTCGGGGTCCATCTCGTAGTACTCGTGGTCCGCGGAGTCCTCGCCGGCCTCGCCGTCGTCGCCCTCGCCCTCCTGTGGCTGGCCGACCTGGTCGCCGGGTTCCGCGTCGCCCTGTCCGACGCCGCCCATGTCGAGCTGGTCGTACTGGAACTCCGGGAGGTCGACGAGTTTGATCGGCACCCGCACCGAGTCCGAGCTGCTGCCCGTGAGGTCGCCGTACTGGATGAACTCCGCGAGGTCCTGCCGGCGCTGTTCGCCGATCTCGCGGAACCGCTCGCGGTCGTCTCTCAGGCCCATCGGTGGGTCACCTCCGAGAGGACGTCCCGGCTCGCGAGTTCGGCGCTCGCCGGCGAGTAGCCCCGCTCCTCGACGAGATACTCGATGGCCTGTTCTTTCAGCTCGGCAGTCGCGGTGCCCTCCGGCGGGTCGCCCCACTGCTCGGGGTCGAAGTCGGGGTGGACCCGATCGACGTCGCTCCAGTCGTTGCCCGCGAGTACGTCACGGAGCACGGGGACCGTCGTCAGGTCGATGTCCCGGGCGCGGAACTCCTCGTCGCGGTGTTCCCACGCGTGGCGGGTCACCGCCGTCATCACGGTGTCCTCGCGGAACGTGCGGACGCCCTCGCGGGGCTGGTTCCCGCGGTAGTCGGCGTCGGCGAACTTCCCGAGCGTCTCCGTCTCGAACAGCTTCATCGCCAGCGCGTCCGGCTGTTCGTCCTCGCCGCGGTCGTTCGTGACCGTGTCGTCGGTCGCCCACGCGTGGACGTGGTCGACGTACCGCTCCACGTCGGCCGGGTCTGCGCCCTCCTCGGAGAGCAGCGCGTCGAGGACGTCGTCCTCCTGCTGGTCGTGGACGTAGTCCTTGACGGCGACGAGGCGGTCCTCGAACTCCGCGCGCTCCGCGTCGGAGAACACTGGCGCGGCCTCGAGCCCCTCGACCATCCCGTCGAGGACGTCCCGGGGCGTGACCACGTGCTCGACGGGGAGCTCCGGGTGCGAGCGGTCTGCGTCGGCGTGCAGGCGGTCGGCGAGCACGTCCCGCGTGTACGTCACGGGGATGCCGTTCCCGCCGTCCGCGTCGCCGTCGAAGTCGAACTCGTCGGCGTCGCGGCGGTCCTCCCCGGAGCCGACGTACCCCCGGTCGTACAGCTGGGCCTTCTCCACGAGGTCGAGGCTCTCGGGGAGGCTGCTCGCGTCGAGGCGCGTGACGACGCTGTACAGCGCCGCCGCCTCGACGGTGTGGGGCGCGAGTTCGCGCTGCTGGACGCCCTCGCGGTCCCGGATCGAGACGGTGACGGGTTCCCGCACGCGCTCGGCGACGACGTCGTGGTCCGTCTCCGTCCATACCGCCGTCTCGCTGGTGAGCTCGCGGCGGAGTAGCTGAGCCTCGAGACTGACGCTCGTGAGGTAGCCGAACTCGTGTTTCGAGAGCCGGCGCTTGAGCGCCTTCAGCGGGTCGAACCCCTGCCGGTCGTCGTGTTTGTTCAGCTGAGCCTCGAGGTCCAGATTCGAGATGACGACCAGCTGCGTGTCGAGGTCCATCCCGATGCCCTTGTCGAGTTTCACGCGGCGCTCGTCGGGGACGTTCAGCAGCTTCTGGAGCAGGTCGGCGTGCTGGCTGGCGTCCTCGACGACCGTCAGGCAGCCGTTGCCCTGCGAGAGCACGCCGTCGTAGCTGAACGCCTGCGGGTTCTTCCGGCCCTTCGAGTCCATCTGGGCGAGCAGCGGCGCCATCCACGACCCTGCGAGGCGTTCCTTCGGGCTGCCGGCGTCCTCGGAGTGGAGCACGCCGATGCCTTTCCCGCGGTCCACGACGTAGTTCTTCACGCGCAGGTGCTTGGGGTCGGTCACCGCCTCGAAGAGGTCGGTGCGCCCCTCCCGCCGGTAGGCCTCCTCGAGGAACTCGTAGGCCTCCCGGCAGAACGGGTCGAGGTCGGCGTCAGCGCGGAGTTTGTCGGTGTCGTCGCGACCCCGGTTCAGTTCCGCGAGCAACTCCTTGCGGACGTCGGGCGGGAACACCGACAGCGGACTCGACTGGACTGGGCTCTCGTACCAGTCGTCCTCGCGGTCCAGGCGCTCGTCGCCGTACGTCAGTCCCGGCGACTCCTCGGCGCCCGCGATGTTCCACTCGATCGTGTAGCGCCGACCCTCGGGTGTCTTCGAGAACTCCCGGAGTCCGTTGACGAGACACCGCTTCAGTTCGGACTTCCCGGTCGCCGTCGGCCCCGCGAACCAGAGGATGGTCTCGGCCTTCCCGCGGCCAGCGGCGACCGCGCGGAGGTCGTCGACGAACGCGTTCAGCGTCGCCGTGTTCCCGAGGACGGCGTGCTCGCCGTCGTTGTGCGGGTCGTCGAAGAAGCGGTAGCGCTGCCGCTGTTCGCCCCCTTCGACGACGGGGCGGGTGCCCTCGGCCTCGATGGCGGCGAGCACGTAGCGGCTGGCGTGGGCGGCGGCGAGCGGGTGCTCGAAGACGTGGTCGACGTACTCCTCGAGGGACATCGGGTCGTCGTAGGTGTCCCTGAGTGCCCGGTTCGCCCGGTCGACGTAGTCGGTCACGACTCTAGTTCCGCCTTGGCGACCTCGGCGCCCGCGAACTCCAGCACTTCGCGCGCACCGGCCTCCGAGTAGCCGCGGTCGACGAGTGC contains:
- a CDS encoding universal stress protein, producing MDRAIAVVEASDSAKALVREAGELAAGVGAELVLVHVTTDEEYSERREAMASIPDLDVNYTLDEAVDGARKFARDVGRDVLADVDIDAEAVGRMGEKGDEVLALADERNADHIFIAGRKRSPTGKAIFGDVTQRIILEFDGAVTVVTT
- a CDS encoding metal-dependent hydrolase family protein produces the protein MRVFDAPRVVDGRRDDVVQDGRIVVADDGTVEAIGDREELDVPSGAERVEFPGRTIVPGFVDAHVHLQGARTLDVEQWMTVPESLAAARATADLRSLAAAGFTSVRDLGSSVGLGLREAVATDEVPGPRVFTSGRAISQTGGHGDVHGAPYERVADGTPLSTLADGADDCRLEARKRIRTGVDCLKIMTTGGVLSERDTPDVRQFTDDEIRAMTREADRVGVDVAAHAQGTAGIVAALENGVSTIEHGFSLDDRCLELLSARDATFVPTLAIMHRITENGDDFGVPEWGLRKSQDAREAHLESVRRAYDADVPIAAGTDFMGPDLVPHGENALEMELFVSEVGMSEMEALQAGTRVAARTLPRDDVGTLAPGNRADFAVLDGDPLADITTVRDVHQTYVDGRRVLA
- a CDS encoding YeaH/YhbH family protein — encoded protein: MGLRDDRERFREIGEQRRQDLAEFIQYGDLTGSSSDSVRVPIKLVDLPEFQYDQLDMGGVGQGDAEPGDQVGQPQEGEGDDGEAGEDSADHEYYEMDPEEFAAELDERLGLDLEPKGKRVVSETEGAFNDTARRGPRGTLDFAHLYKQGLKRKVAMDFDEAYLGEALRVEGWGPSEVFEWARAQNIPVSKAWLDERDRDLEDRDRWRSIEEMTSEVDREQTHARLRREGVGKVPLRREDERFRHPEIVEERERNVVVVNIRDVSGSMRNAKRELVERTFTPLDWYLTGKYDRAEFVYIAHDADAWVVERTDFFGIRSGGGTRISSAYELAEDVLEEYPFHEWNRYVFAAGDGENSGNDTTEKVVPLMQGIDANLHAYVETQPNDGVRTGTHAADLREAFDEDDAVAVTTVRDESDVLDAIETILSTENDD
- a CDS encoding DICT sensory domain-containing protein translates to MSLRGVIDQVRGREKTLTVYTDPETAIVSDLRAYFASQNVVVVEADADDRPEYAVLSDGEEYLAAVGIDALRALTDGSARTVGEDVSYSPLLEHLDRTTFTSYSHHQMVQASREIEDRAWRANDGRLHAGFQHLSKFRPQRETYTNLSRGGLDVHVYGTPDVDVAAPSGVTVHREDSLEIAATWFVVFDGGGDDHQASALLAEERHDGGYYGVWTYDAALVEEALDALDALEQSV
- a CDS encoding SpoVR family protein yields the protein MIDREKRQTAAELTEPTREANALARKLGLDPYDVHYWIVDHDEMNELIAYDGFQTRYPHWRWGMKYEQQRKQRQFLGGKAFEIVNNDNPSNAFLQQSNSLADQKAVITHVEAHADFFANNRWFGLFGSEDGPNAAAMLERHARRIEEVLSDPEVDREAVERFVDTVLTLEDNIEYRRAFDRKSADGDPEAVDETLEALGVSDEVRAEVFDDDWLEALEADVDDVQFPPEPEYDLLAFLREHGEAYDEDAGKAVEFEDWQREVVEMLRREAYYFAPQRTTKVMNEGWAAYWESMMMGEEAFAGTDEFLDYADHQAQVLNSPGFNPYKLGKELWEYVENRANRREVLERLLRVEGISWRNFHDAVDFQQVADRLAPPEALDSVTSETLDDVATLPEEYVDAEALAAAREGEIDVDRYPWKLFTYEGLARRHYSLTKPQFRGFLRRVTRGELESTSRYLFEDERFATVEQALDSVDFTVGWERMFGVRESHNDVTFIDEFLTQEFVDANDYFAYEYSQTRGDLRATSTDAEDVKKKLLLRFTNLGKPTIGVYDANHENRGELLLCHEYNGVMLDRKNAEATLERVFELWGRPVVLHTITKRIPENERKRARRNDREPEPEEVGVELRYDGDDLSVEELSWAAVEHLAADELDYDTKPDDWL
- a CDS encoding PrkA family serine protein kinase; the encoded protein is MSLEEYVDHVFEHPLAAAHASRYVLAAIEAEGTRPVVEGGEQRQRYRFFDDPHNDGEHAVLGNTATLNAFVDDLRAVAAGRGKAETILWFAGPTATGKSELKRCLVNGLREFSKTPEGRRYTIEWNIAGAEESPGLTYGDERLDREDDWYESPVQSSPLSVFPPDVRKELLAELNRGRDDTDKLRADADLDPFCREAYEFLEEAYRREGRTDLFEAVTDPKHLRVKNYVVDRGKGIGVLHSEDAGSPKERLAGSWMAPLLAQMDSKGRKNPQAFSYDGVLSQGNGCLTVVEDASQHADLLQKLLNVPDERRVKLDKGIGMDLDTQLVVISNLDLEAQLNKHDDRQGFDPLKALKRRLSKHEFGYLTSVSLEAQLLRRELTSETAVWTETDHDVVAERVREPVTVSIRDREGVQQRELAPHTVEAAALYSVVTRLDASSLPESLDLVEKAQLYDRGYVGSGEDRRDADEFDFDGDADGGNGIPVTYTRDVLADRLHADADRSHPELPVEHVVTPRDVLDGMVEGLEAAPVFSDAERAEFEDRLVAVKDYVHDQQEDDVLDALLSEEGADPADVERYVDHVHAWATDDTVTNDRGEDEQPDALAMKLFETETLGKFADADYRGNQPREGVRTFREDTVMTAVTRHAWEHRDEEFRARDIDLTTVPVLRDVLAGNDWSDVDRVHPDFDPEQWGDPPEGTATAELKEQAIEYLVEERGYSPASAELASRDVLSEVTHRWA